In a genomic window of Flavobacterium lipolyticum:
- the pruA gene encoding L-glutamate gamma-semialdehyde dehydrogenase: protein MLKGFFHVPKAVNEPVKGYAPNSPEKAAVQAAYTTLWNSKIDVPLYIGSEEIRTGNTRTISAPHDHKHIVGTYHLAEKQHIEKAIANALESRKAWANMAWEQRAAIFLKAAELIAGPYRARINAATMIGQSKNIHQAEIDAACELIDFLRYNVEFMTQIYGDQPKSDSSTWNRLEYRPLEGFVYAITPFNFTAIAANLPASAAMMGNVVVWKPSDSQVFSAKIIIDIFKEAGVPDGVINVVFGDALMITDTVLASRDFAGVHFTGSTHVFKDIWAKIGANIHHYKTYPRIVGETGGKDFIIAHPSANVKQVATGIARGAFEFQGQKCSAASRAYIPQSLWPTVKEQLVADVKSMKMGSPEDFGNFITAVIHEGSFDKLASYIDQAKKDADAEIIVGGNYDKSVGYFIEPTVIVTTNPKYTTMETELFGPVITIYVYEDAKWEETLELVDTTSEYALTGAVFSQDRYAIEVATVKLQNAAGNFYINDKPTGAVVGMQPFGGARASGTNDKAGSALNLLRWASPRTIKETFVTPEDYRYPFLG, encoded by the coding sequence ATGCTAAAAGGATTCTTTCACGTACCAAAAGCGGTAAACGAACCGGTAAAAGGATACGCACCTAATTCACCAGAAAAAGCAGCAGTTCAGGCAGCTTACACTACTTTATGGAACTCTAAAATCGACGTGCCGTTATACATCGGAAGCGAAGAAATCAGAACTGGAAATACAAGAACAATATCAGCTCCTCACGATCACAAACATATCGTAGGAACCTACCATTTAGCTGAAAAACAACATATCGAAAAAGCGATTGCCAACGCTCTTGAATCAAGAAAAGCATGGGCAAATATGGCATGGGAACAACGTGCTGCTATTTTCTTAAAAGCTGCTGAGCTTATTGCAGGACCATACAGAGCCCGCATTAATGCAGCAACAATGATCGGTCAGTCTAAAAATATTCATCAGGCAGAAATTGATGCTGCTTGTGAGCTAATCGACTTTTTACGTTACAATGTAGAATTCATGACTCAGATTTACGGAGATCAGCCAAAATCAGATTCTTCTACGTGGAACCGTTTAGAATACAGACCTCTTGAAGGTTTCGTTTACGCGATTACTCCTTTCAACTTTACTGCTATCGCTGCTAATCTTCCTGCAAGTGCTGCTATGATGGGTAATGTTGTGGTTTGGAAACCAAGCGACAGTCAGGTTTTCTCTGCAAAAATCATTATCGATATTTTCAAAGAAGCAGGTGTTCCTGATGGAGTTATCAATGTTGTTTTTGGTGATGCCTTAATGATTACAGATACTGTTTTAGCAAGCCGTGATTTTGCAGGAGTTCACTTTACAGGATCAACTCATGTATTTAAAGACATCTGGGCTAAAATTGGTGCTAACATTCACCACTACAAAACTTACCCAAGAATCGTTGGAGAAACTGGTGGTAAAGATTTTATCATTGCACACCCAAGCGCTAACGTAAAACAAGTGGCTACAGGAATTGCCCGTGGTGCATTTGAATTTCAGGGACAAAAATGTTCTGCAGCTTCAAGAGCTTATATTCCGCAAAGTTTATGGCCAACAGTTAAAGAACAATTAGTTGCCGATGTAAAATCAATGAAAATGGGTTCTCCGGAAGATTTCGGAAACTTTATTACAGCGGTTATCCACGAAGGTTCTTTTGATAAATTGGCGAGCTACATCGACCAGGCTAAAAAAGACGCTGATGCTGAAATCATCGTTGGTGGAAACTACGATAAATCAGTTGGTTACTTTATTGAGCCAACAGTTATCGTAACTACAAACCCAAAATATACTACAATGGAAACCGAATTATTCGGACCTGTAATCACTATTTATGTTTACGAAGATGCTAAATGGGAAGAAACTTTAGAATTAGTAGATACTACTTCTGAGTACGCTTTAACAGGAGCGGTATTTAGCCAGGATCGTTATGCAATTGAAGTAGCTACAGTAAAATTACAAAATGCTGCAGGTAACTTCTACATCAACGATAAACCAACAGGAGCTGTTGTAGGAATGCAACCTTTTGGTGGAGCAAGAGCTTCAGGAACTAACGATAAAGCAGGTTCTGCACTGAACTTATTGCGTTGGGCATCTCCTAGAACCATTAAAGAAACCTTTGTAACTCCTGAAGATTACAGATATCCTTTCTTAGGATAG
- a CDS encoding CocE/NonD family hydrolase — MKLILSFVFFVCSVIQTFSQQTMATRSKDQESAYDIQDSVMIKTRDGALISAIVVRKKGDLTPKPVIYQHTIYAREKGRDLKSLKTAADKDYIGVMSYSRGKRFSPDEIMPYENETNDTYDVIDWISKQEWCNGSVGMYGGSYNGFTQWAACKKMHPALKTIVPYVASRPGMGLPMENNVFINPNYEWTFYVGNNKYLDTVAGNDRQRFRNMQFKWWETGVAYKKMDSIDGSPNQSFQKWIKHPSFDKYWQKMAPYEKDFAQINIPVLAIDGYYNDSQNSGLYYLRELEKYNPKANTYLIIGPYGHFGAQVGGDAVLNGYKVDEVALINTYKITYQWFDYILKGKPKPAILKDRVNYEVMGANEWRSAPSIAKMSNSVLTLYLANDPIEKGKFYSLNAIKPVKKSYLPQEVDFADRQTINNDYYPDPIIDNEVDTSNGYVFISEPFSQPIVVNGAFFGEIKASINKKDMDIGVTLFEVTPDGKYFELSYFIGRASYAKDITKRNLLQPNKIESIPFSNTRVVSKQLSKGSRLLITLNVNKNSFSELNYGTGKEVSSETIKDAKVPLKIKWYNDSFVKIPVWK, encoded by the coding sequence ATGAAATTAATTCTAAGTTTTGTATTTTTTGTCTGTTCGGTAATCCAGACATTTTCGCAGCAGACTATGGCGACGAGATCAAAAGATCAGGAAAGCGCTTATGACATTCAGGATAGTGTGATGATTAAAACCAGAGACGGTGCTTTAATATCAGCAATCGTTGTTCGGAAAAAGGGAGATTTAACTCCCAAGCCGGTTATCTATCAGCATACCATTTATGCCAGAGAAAAAGGCAGAGATCTCAAATCTTTAAAAACAGCGGCAGATAAGGATTATATAGGAGTCATGTCGTATTCACGCGGGAAACGATTTAGTCCTGACGAAATAATGCCTTATGAAAACGAGACTAATGATACTTATGATGTTATCGACTGGATTAGTAAACAGGAGTGGTGCAACGGAAGCGTCGGGATGTATGGCGGAAGTTATAACGGGTTTACGCAATGGGCAGCGTGTAAAAAAATGCATCCTGCACTTAAAACGATAGTTCCGTATGTTGCTTCCAGACCGGGAATGGGTTTGCCTATGGAAAATAACGTTTTTATAAATCCTAATTACGAATGGACGTTTTATGTTGGAAATAACAAATATCTGGATACGGTTGCGGGAAATGACAGACAGCGCTTCAGGAATATGCAGTTTAAGTGGTGGGAAACCGGTGTGGCTTACAAAAAAATGGATAGCATTGACGGTAGTCCGAACCAGTCCTTTCAAAAGTGGATCAAACACCCGTCATTTGACAAATACTGGCAGAAAATGGCACCGTACGAAAAAGATTTTGCGCAGATCAATATTCCGGTTTTAGCCATTGACGGTTACTATAATGATTCTCAAAATTCAGGGTTGTATTATTTGAGAGAATTGGAGAAATACAATCCTAAAGCTAACACTTATTTAATCATTGGTCCGTATGGTCATTTTGGTGCGCAAGTAGGGGGTGATGCTGTTCTGAACGGTTACAAAGTAGATGAGGTGGCTTTAATCAATACCTATAAAATAACCTATCAATGGTTTGATTATATTTTGAAGGGTAAACCCAAACCGGCAATCTTAAAAGACAGAGTCAATTATGAGGTAATGGGGGCTAATGAATGGAGAAGCGCTCCGTCTATTGCTAAAATGAGTAATAGTGTGTTAACGTTGTATCTTGCCAATGATCCGATAGAGAAAGGAAAATTTTACTCGTTGAATGCCATAAAACCGGTTAAGAAAAGTTATTTGCCGCAGGAAGTTGATTTTGCAGACCGACAAACCATTAATAACGATTATTATCCCGATCCTATTATTGATAACGAAGTAGACACGTCCAATGGTTATGTTTTTATAAGCGAACCTTTTAGTCAGCCGATAGTGGTAAATGGGGCATTTTTTGGGGAGATAAAAGCGAGTATCAATAAAAAAGATATGGATATTGGAGTTACCTTGTTTGAAGTAACGCCAGATGGGAAATATTTTGAGCTGTCTTATTTTATAGGCAGGGCAAGTTATGCGAAGGATATTACAAAAAGAAATTTGCTTCAGCCCAATAAAATAGAAAGTATTCCTTTTTCAAATACTCGTGTGGTGAGCAAACAACTGAGTAAAGGAAGTAGATTGTTGATTACTTTGAATGTAAACAAAAACTCATTTTCGGAATTGAATTATGGAACGGGGAAGGAGGTCAGCAGCGAGACTATTAAAGATGCTAAAGTGCCTCTGAAAATCAAATGGTACAATGATAGTTTTGTAAAAATTCCGGTTTGGAAATAA
- a CDS encoding LytR/AlgR family response regulator transcription factor, with the protein MKYKCIIIDDEPLARELIASHLVNFENFELIDSFENALKAYTFLETNTVDLIFLDIEMPLLKGNEFLKKLKNPPKVIFTTAYREYAIEGYELNVIDYLLKPITFDRFFVSIEKFKQVQPLKKETKSDSENHIFVTSGSRNIKIVFDDILFVESLKDYITIHLEHGKSHHIKQNISVFEKQLDANFVRVHRSYIIQIKKLTAYSKNEVEINTVEIPIGNSYKENWLHHLDTALLK; encoded by the coding sequence ATGAAATACAAATGCATCATCATTGACGACGAACCTTTGGCAAGAGAATTAATTGCTTCTCATTTAGTGAATTTTGAAAATTTCGAACTTATCGATTCTTTCGAAAATGCACTTAAAGCTTATACTTTTTTAGAAACAAACACAGTCGATTTAATTTTTCTGGATATAGAAATGCCACTCTTAAAAGGCAATGAATTTTTAAAGAAATTAAAAAATCCGCCTAAGGTAATTTTCACGACTGCTTATCGGGAATATGCCATAGAAGGTTATGAACTTAATGTCATTGATTATCTCTTAAAACCTATAACTTTTGACCGTTTTTTTGTCTCGATAGAAAAATTCAAACAAGTACAGCCTTTGAAAAAGGAAACAAAATCAGACTCTGAAAATCATATTTTTGTAACCAGCGGAAGCAGAAATATTAAAATTGTATTTGATGATATCTTATTTGTTGAAAGCCTAAAAGATTATATTACCATTCATCTCGAACACGGAAAATCACATCATATTAAGCAGAATATTTCTGTTTTTGAGAAACAATTAGATGCTAATTTTGTCCGTGTTCACCGCTCTTATATCATTCAGATCAAAAAACTAACCGCTTATTCTAAGAATGAAGTTGAAATAAATACGGTCGAAATACCAATAGGAAATAGCTATAAAGAAAACTGGTTACATCATTTAGATACCGCTTTACTGAAATAA
- a CDS encoding sensor histidine kinase, translating into MNFIKQIDLKRAALHCFYWIFFLFFYFSNKSDNENSYAFLFIYSWKIGAQAAVGYGLIYWIIPHTLNKKKYLLFTISALGWLYFIFALLMILKFYYLEPKFPGFFDDWLGHKMTVIERLTSVKLMLREFSFLTYPVIILGFISFNRKQQRLLKLEEEKKSMELKILKNQLNPHFLFNTLNNLYTLTLKKDEKAPEVIAKLSEILDFVLYRCNEDYVSIEKEIALIENYIGLEKLRYSENRLTISFTKNIEVSNKISPLILLTFIENAFKHGVINETEKAMIFLHLESNKQQIIFSIDNTKPKNDFNKISDKSKIGLENVRKQLDLLYPQKHQLEIEETEITYAVKLYLNI; encoded by the coding sequence ATGAATTTCATCAAACAAATTGATTTAAAAAGAGCAGCTCTTCATTGTTTCTACTGGATTTTCTTTTTATTTTTTTATTTTTCGAATAAATCTGACAACGAAAATTCTTATGCTTTTCTATTTATATATTCCTGGAAAATTGGAGCACAGGCAGCTGTTGGGTATGGTCTGATTTATTGGATTATTCCCCACACACTAAATAAAAAGAAATATTTACTTTTTACAATTTCCGCATTGGGCTGGCTCTATTTCATTTTTGCCCTTTTAATGATTTTAAAATTTTATTATCTCGAACCAAAATTCCCAGGTTTCTTTGATGATTGGCTTGGGCATAAAATGACCGTTATCGAAAGATTAACTTCGGTTAAATTGATGCTGAGAGAATTCTCGTTCCTTACCTATCCTGTTATTATTTTAGGTTTTATAAGTTTTAACCGTAAACAACAACGCCTTTTAAAATTAGAAGAAGAAAAAAAATCAATGGAACTGAAGATTCTAAAAAATCAACTGAATCCACATTTCCTTTTCAATACATTAAATAATCTATACACTTTAACTTTAAAAAAAGATGAAAAAGCGCCTGAAGTTATTGCTAAATTATCTGAAATTTTAGATTTTGTTCTCTATCGCTGCAACGAAGATTATGTATCGATCGAAAAAGAAATTGCGTTAATTGAAAATTATATTGGTCTGGAAAAATTACGCTACAGCGAAAACAGATTGACTATTTCATTTACTAAAAACATCGAAGTAAGCAACAAGATATCTCCTCTAATTCTATTAACTTTTATCGAAAACGCCTTTAAACATGGGGTAATTAACGAAACCGAAAAAGCAATGATTTTTTTGCATTTAGAAAGCAACAAACAACAAATCATTTTTAGCATTGACAACACAAAACCTAAAAACGATTTTAATAAAATCTCGGATAAATCTAAAATTGGCTTAGAAAATGTTCGAAAACAATTGGATTTATTATATCCCCAAAAACATCAATTAGAAATTGAAGAAACGGAAATTACTTATGCCGTTAAACTTTACCTCAACATTTAA
- the apaG gene encoding Co2+/Mg2+ efflux protein ApaG: protein MVSQITRGIKISVLTSFEGTYFKNYKIHFAFSYVVTIENHSKDSVQLTSRHWEIFDSLNDLEIVDGEGVIGKKPVLKPGENHTYSSGCLLSSPYGAMKGHFNMINFTTTKTFKVIVPTFRMCAPFALN, encoded by the coding sequence ATGGTTTCTCAGATAACAAGAGGCATAAAAATATCTGTTTTGACTAGTTTTGAAGGTACTTACTTCAAGAACTATAAGATTCACTTTGCTTTTAGCTATGTCGTTACAATCGAAAATCACAGCAAAGATTCTGTTCAGTTAACTTCTCGTCACTGGGAAATTTTTGACTCTTTGAACGACCTTGAGATTGTTGACGGTGAAGGTGTTATTGGGAAAAAACCGGTTTTAAAACCCGGCGAAAATCACACTTATAGTTCAGGCTGTTTATTGTCATCTCCTTATGGTGCAATGAAAGGTCATTTTAATATGATCAACTTTACCACTACCAAAACATTCAAAGTAATTGTTCCAACTTTCAGAATGTGTGCTCCTTTTGCTTTAAACTAA
- a CDS encoding sensor histidine kinase has translation MEYLYYSITVFDLRMMVKLSAYWKIQLVGWMVTSLYWGISAFFGSSFMWTIGIADFVLDVFIGISLTHLYRNFALIRGWNKFSLKKLVPRIVLSVLILSVLYMLLIVGKLYLVRLFVLKSTSISFISFLQSTQLQVFITGTRLMSIWVLAYHLYHYSRLEIETVKENARLSIILKEAQLNNLSTQLNPHFFFNSLNSIKFLVLEDPHSARRAIDLLSDLLRNSLNNNIGNLVALNDEISLVRDYLELEKIRFEERLQVEIEVDQKLSDHLVLPLSIQTLVENAIKHGIEKRKEGGAVTVKIEQAGNFIKISVQNSGKLHKEIKDFSGIGLSNLKERLLLQYKGRASFEIKEMESETVLATILFPSE, from the coding sequence GTGGAATATCTTTACTACAGCATAACAGTTTTTGACTTGAGAATGATGGTAAAATTATCTGCATATTGGAAAATTCAGCTCGTTGGATGGATGGTAACCTCCTTGTATTGGGGGATTTCAGCTTTTTTTGGAAGCAGTTTTATGTGGACAATTGGGATAGCTGATTTTGTGTTAGATGTGTTTATCGGTATTTCATTAACGCATCTTTACAGAAATTTTGCTTTGATAAGAGGTTGGAATAAGTTCAGTCTGAAAAAATTGGTTCCAAGAATAGTGTTGAGTGTTCTTATACTTTCTGTGTTGTACATGCTTTTGATTGTGGGGAAACTTTACCTTGTTCGGCTATTTGTTTTAAAAAGCACATCAATTTCATTTATTTCGTTTTTACAATCCACGCAGTTGCAGGTTTTTATTACAGGTACCAGACTAATGTCTATTTGGGTGCTGGCTTATCATCTGTATCATTATTCAAGATTAGAGATTGAAACCGTAAAAGAAAATGCCAGATTGTCTATTATATTAAAAGAAGCACAATTGAATAATCTGAGTACACAGCTTAATCCGCATTTCTTTTTTAATTCACTGAACAGTATTAAGTTTTTGGTGTTAGAAGATCCGCATTCAGCGCGACGGGCGATTGACCTTTTATCTGATCTGCTTCGGAATTCTTTAAACAATAATATAGGAAATTTAGTAGCCTTAAACGATGAAATCAGTCTGGTTAGGGATTATTTGGAGCTGGAAAAAATTCGATTTGAAGAACGTCTACAGGTGGAAATTGAAGTAGATCAAAAGCTGTCTGATCATTTAGTTTTACCTTTAAGTATTCAGACACTGGTGGAGAATGCGATAAAACATGGAATTGAAAAAAGAAAAGAAGGAGGAGCTGTTACCGTAAAAATAGAGCAGGCGGGCAATTTTATAAAAATCAGTGTTCAAAATTCGGGGAAGCTTCATAAAGAGATTAAAGATTTTTCAGGTATTGGATTGAGTAATCTGAAAGAGAGATTACTGTTGCAATACAAAGGAAGAGCTTCTTTTGAAATTAAAGAAATGGAGAGCGAAACCGTTTTGGCAACTATTTTATTCCCATCAGAATGA
- the rsmG gene encoding 16S rRNA (guanine(527)-N(7))-methyltransferase RsmG → MDEILKYFPDLTELQIQQFQKLDFLYHDWNEKINVISRKDIDALYTKHILHSLGIAKIMKFEPGATVLDVGTGGGFPGIPLAILFPETRFYLIDVIAKKIKVVQGVVDALELKNVKAEQKRAELVKGDFDFIVSRAVTNMPDFVSWVKGKIKKQHKHTLKNGILYLKGGDLTEELAAFPKATLYDLSTIFEDEFFETKKVVHLPLKFTV, encoded by the coding sequence ATGGATGAGATATTGAAATATTTTCCGGATTTGACTGAACTTCAAATCCAGCAATTTCAAAAGTTAGACTTTTTATACCACGATTGGAATGAAAAAATCAATGTTATTTCAAGAAAAGATATTGATGCTTTATATACAAAACACATTTTGCACTCGCTTGGAATTGCTAAAATTATGAAGTTTGAACCGGGGGCAACGGTTTTGGATGTGGGTACCGGAGGTGGGTTTCCCGGAATTCCGTTGGCCATTCTTTTTCCTGAAACCCGTTTTTATCTGATCGATGTGATAGCAAAAAAAATTAAGGTGGTTCAGGGAGTTGTAGATGCGTTAGAATTGAAAAATGTTAAAGCAGAACAAAAGCGTGCTGAATTGGTGAAAGGTGATTTTGATTTTATTGTAAGTCGCGCAGTAACCAATATGCCGGATTTTGTTTCTTGGGTAAAAGGTAAAATAAAGAAGCAGCATAAGCACACTTTGAAAAATGGAATTCTATATTTAAAGGGAGGAGACTTAACAGAAGAATTGGCAGCTTTTCCAAAAGCTACTTTATATGATTTGTCGACTATTTTTGAAGACGAGTTCTTTGAAACTAAAAAGGTGGTCCATTTGCCTTTAAAGTTCACTGTTTAG
- a CDS encoding LytR/AlgR family response regulator transcription factor, translated as MRKIKVIIVDDERLSREELKRALKPHEDFVLVGEAGNADEAKSLIEAKMPDLIFLDIQMPEKSGFDLLESLDNAPAVLFTTAYNEYAVRAFEVNALDYLMKPIREERFAKAIDKIRNTLSGKYSLGDVAVKDRKIFIKDGEKRFFIQLDEIYRIESLENYTRLFFQDKKALQRRSLRQWEEMLDVNVFFRINRTEIINLNHIREVNRTASGKLEVKLKTGELLEVSNRQAVKFKNLNGI; from the coding sequence ATGAGAAAGATAAAAGTTATAATAGTAGACGATGAACGTTTGTCCAGAGAAGAACTAAAAAGGGCACTAAAACCGCATGAAGATTTTGTTCTTGTAGGAGAAGCAGGAAATGCTGATGAAGCCAAAAGTCTGATTGAAGCCAAAATGCCGGATCTGATCTTTTTGGACATTCAGATGCCTGAAAAATCCGGTTTCGATTTACTGGAATCTCTCGATAATGCACCGGCAGTACTTTTTACAACAGCTTATAATGAATATGCTGTGCGGGCTTTTGAAGTAAATGCTTTAGATTATTTAATGAAACCGATTAGGGAAGAACGTTTTGCAAAAGCAATCGATAAAATAAGAAATACTTTATCCGGAAAGTATTCTTTGGGAGATGTTGCAGTAAAAGACCGTAAGATTTTCATTAAAGATGGAGAGAAAAGATTCTTTATTCAGTTGGATGAAATTTATCGGATCGAATCTCTTGAAAATTACACCAGACTTTTTTTTCAGGATAAAAAAGCTCTTCAAAGACGTTCCCTCCGCCAATGGGAAGAAATGCTGGATGTGAATGTTTTTTTTAGAATAAACAGAACCGAAATTATCAACCTTAATCACATTCGGGAAGTTAACAGAACCGCTAGCGGCAAACTGGAAGTAAAGTTAAAAACGGGAGAACTCTTAGAAGTTTCAAACCGTCAGGCCGTGAAATTTAAAAATCTTAATGGGATTTAA